From Candidatus Rokuibacteriota bacterium:
GTTCTCGGCCGAGATCATCGTGCCGCGCTACGAAGCACTCTACCGGCGGTTGTGTCGATGACGGCTCACGCGGCCCTTGACGACGGCCCTGGCGCAGGTGCAGGATCACCGGGTCGGACGGCGTCTGGCGCTTACCCAAGGGACGATCGGTCCCTGGATGCCCGCTGCACGGGCCGCATGATGGGGACTGCCGTTAATGTTTCGGAATGAATTGATGGGGAGGCGAACATGAAAAACGTTATCTACGCGTGCCTGTTATTCTGCGGCGCCATGGCCACCGTCGCGGCCGCTGCGCCTTCGGTCTTTGCGCAAGGCACGTCGCCGAGCGTGGTCAAGGAGCTCGTGGCGACCTGGCGGCAGGCCGCGACCGACATCATCGACGTCGCCGAAGCGATGCCCGAGGAGAAGTATGCGTACAAGCCGACGCCGGAGATCTCGACGTTTCGCGAGCAGTTGGTGCATGTCGCAGGCTCCACGCAACGCTTCATCGACACCGCAAAGGGAACCAAGAGCGAGTCAGGGCACCCGGCCATGACGAAGGCGGAACTCATCACTCTGCTGAAGCAAACGTTTCAGACAGGACAGGAGATGCTTGGCTCGCTGACCGATGCCCAACTGCTCGAGCAAGTGAAATTCCCTTTCGGGAACCGCATGGTAACCCG
This genomic window contains:
- a CDS encoding DinB family protein, whose product is MKNVIYACLLFCGAMATVAAAAPSVFAQGTSPSVVKELVATWRQAATDIIDVAEAMPEEKYAYKPTPEISTFREQLVHVAGSTQRFIDTAKGTKSESGHPAMTKAELITLLKQTFQTGQEMLGSLTDAQLLEQVKFPFGNRMVTRFTFWQGAFYQVRNHHGQLVVYLRLNGIVPPTTARRPA